Proteins from one Bufo gargarizans isolate SCDJY-AF-19 chromosome 8, ASM1485885v1, whole genome shotgun sequence genomic window:
- the LOC122945484 gene encoding interleukin-17F-like: MAALVSLCSSAFLPEEYLSLTNTQEGSKDEELPLEAKQRCPGRRNRHWPSAMIVDIGLIDTSYLDSLVQMEDIHTHSLSPWEYSLNSDPNRFPFVIAEANCLTFACADANGNENPALISYPIQQEVMVLRREQKGCSFSYRLETEVVTLGCTCVKPVVSYY, encoded by the exons ATGGCCGCCCTGGTGTCCCTCTGCTCATCGGCCTTTCTCCCAGAAGAGTATTTGTCCCTCACTAATACTCAGGAAGGATCTAAGGATGAAGAGCTCCCCCTAGAGGCCAAACAGAGATGTCCTGGAAGAAGGAACCGCCACTGGCCAAGCGCTATGATAGTGGACATCGGTCTCATTGACACCAGCTACCTGGACAGTTTGGTACAGATGGAGGACATTCACACTCACTCTTTGTCACCCTGGGAATACAG TCTCAACTCAGACCCCAACAGATTCCCCTTCGTCATCGCGGAGGCCAATTGTCTCACTTTTGCTTGCGCAGACGCCAATGGCAATGAGAATCCAGCCCTGATCTCCTACCCCATCCAGCAGGAGGTGATGGTCCTACGTCGGGAGCAGAAAGGCTGCAGCTTCTCCTATAGACTGGAGACCGAGGTGGTCACACTGGGCTGCACGTGCGTCAAGCCTGTCGTCAGCTATTACTGA